A part of Cervus elaphus chromosome 11, mCerEla1.1, whole genome shotgun sequence genomic DNA contains:
- the ADAMTSL2 gene encoding ADAMTS-like protein 2 isoform X2: MEGRWQPSCWAWSLLAMALVTGSASSTGTTGTGSAGPSGQALQPPFNRRGASHPGQQPDVQQPGGGPRRHRLLVGRVDQVDGMFPQLRGRGDVPGAALPAAEVLVKTSVTGAGNRTCAGTSKRYQLCRVQECPPDGRSFREEQCISFNSRVYNGRTHQWKPLYPDDYVHISSKPCDLHCTTVDGQRQLMVPARDGTSCKLADLRGVCVSGKCEPIGCDGVLFSTHTLDKCGVCQGDGSSCTHVTGNYRKGNAHLGYSLVTHIPAGARDIQIVERKKSADVLALADEAGYFFFNGNFKVDSPKNFNIAGTVVKYRRPMDVYETGIEYIVAQGPTTQGLNVMVWNQNGKSPSITFEYTLLQPPHTHRLQPIYYSFSDPASDSVESQELDGAGLVGFLQHNASLFGQASSERLGLDNRLFGHRGPGIELGLSRGQETNEVCAQASGRACEGPPRGKGFRDGNATRTALAGDSDDREADARFASQELLSPNAISDQLLGAGSDSRELPLNETVNSIFAQGAPRGSPAESLYLDYEESEGAGAYLLNGSYLELSSDRVANTSSEAPFPNASASLPALAGNRTQKARTRPKSRKQGVSPADMYRWKLSSHEPCSSTCTTGVMSTYAMCVRYDGIEVDDSYCDALTRPEPVQEFCAGRECQPRWETSSWSECSRTCGEGYQSRIVRCWKMLSPGFDSSVYSDLCEAAEAVRPEERKTCRNPACGPQWEMSEWSECTAKCGERSVVTRDIRCSEDEKLCDPSTRPVGEKDCTGPPCDRQWTVSDWGPCSGSCGQGRMIRHVYCKTSDGRVVPESQCQMETKPLAIHPCGDKNCPAHWLAQDWERCNTTCGRGVKKRLVLCMELANGKPQTRSGPECGLAKKPPEESTCFERPCFKWYTSPWSECTKTCGAGVRMRDVKCYQGTDIVRGCDPLVKPVGRQACDLQACPTEPPDDSCQDQPGTNCALAIKVNLCGHWYYSKACCRSCRPPHS, encoded by the exons ATGGAGGGCAGATGGCAGCCTTCATGCTGGGCCTGGTCCCTGCTGGCTATGGCCTTAGTGACTGGGAGCGCGTCGTCCACGGGGACCACG GGCACGGGGTCGGCAGGCCCGTCTGGCCAGGCGCTCCAGCCTCCTTTTAACCGTCGTGGGGCCTCTCACCCAGGACAACAGCCCGACGTCCAACAGCCTGGAGGTGGGCCCCGACGCCACCGCCTACTGGTGGGGAGAGTGGACCAAGTGGACGGCATGTTCCCGCAGCTGCGGGGCCGGGGTGACGTCCCAGGAGCGGCACTGCCTGCAGCAGAGGTGCTGGT GAAGACATCCGTCACGGGCGCCGGGAACCGGACCTGCGCGGGCACGTCCAAGAGGTACCAGCTATGCAGAGTGCAG GAGTGTCCGCCGGACGGGAGGAGCTTCCGTGAGGAGCAGTGTATCTCCTTCAACTCCCGTGTGTACAACGGGCGCACGCACCAGTGGAAGCCACTCTACCCGG ACGACTACGTGCACATCTCCAGCAAGCCGTGTGACCTGCACTGCACCACCGTGGACGGCCAGCGGCAGCTCATGGTGCCCGCCCGCGACGGCACGTCCTGCAAGCTCGCCGACCTGCGAGGGGTCTGCGTGTCTGGAAAATGTGAG CCCATCGGCTGTGACGGGGTGCTCTTCTCCACCCACACGCTGGACAAGTGTGGCGTCTGCCAGGGCGACGGGAGCAGCTGCACCCACGTGACGGGCAACTACCGCAAGGGCAACGCCCACCTGG GTTACTCTCTGGTGACCCACATCCCGGCTGGCGCCCGAGACATCCAGATTGTGGAGAGGAAGAAGTCTGCGGATGTGCTGG CTCTTGCAGATGAAGCCGGCTACTTCTTCTTCAACGGCAACTTCAAGGTGGACAGCCCCAAGAACTTCAACATTGCCGGCACCGTGGTCAAGTACCGGCGGCCCATGGACGTGTATGAGACGGGCATCGAGTACATCGTGGCTCAGGGGCCCACCACCCAGGGCCTGAACGTCATG GTGTGGAACCAGAATGGCAAGAGCCCCTCCATCACCTTCGAGTACACTCTGCTGCAGCCGCCGCACACCCACCGCCTCCAGCCCATCTACTACAGCTTCTCGGATCCCGCCTCCGACAGCGTGGAGAGCCAGGAGCTGGACGGGGCTGGGCTGGTGGGCTTCCTGCAGCACAACGCCTCCCTCTTCGGCCAGGCCTCTTCGGAGCGGCTGGGCCTGGACAACCGCCTGTTTGGCCACCGGGGCCCAGGGATCGAGCTGGGTCTGAGCAGAGGCCAGGAGACCAACGAGGTGTGCGCGCAGGCCAGCGGCAGGGCCTGCGAGGGGCCCCCCAGGGGCAAGGGCTTCCGAG ACGGTAACGCCACCCGGACAGCTCTGGCGGGAGACTCGGATGACCGAGAGGCCGACGCCCGTTTCGCCTCCCAGGAGCTGCTCTCACCCAATGCCATCTCCGACCAGCTGCTGGGTGCAGGCTCCGACTCCAGGGAACTCCCCCTCAACGAGACCGTCAACAGCATCTTCGCCCAGGGTGCCCCGAGGGGCTCCCCGGCCGAGAGCCTCTACCTGGACTACGAGGAGAGCGAGGGGGCCGGGGCTTACCTGCTCAACGGGTCCTACCTGGAGCTGAGCAGCGACAGGGTGGCCAACACCTCCTCCGAGGCCCCGTTCCCCAACGCCAGCGCCAGCCTCCCCGCCTTGGCCGGGAACCGGACGCAGAAGGCCAG GACCAGGCCCAAGTCCCGCAAGCAGGGCGTGAGCCCCGCGGACATGTACCGGTGGAAGCTCTCGTCCCACGAGCCCTGCAGTTCCACCTGCACCACAG GGGTCATGTCGACCTACGCCATGTGTGTCCGCTACGACGGCATCGAGGTGGACGACAGCTactgcgacgccctgacgcggCCCGAGCCTGTCCAGGAGTTCTGTGCAGGCAGGGAGTGCCAGCCCAG GTGGGAGACCAGCAGCTGGAGCGAGTGCTCGCGCACCTGTGGCGAGGGCTACCAGTCACGCATCGTGCGCTGCTGGAAGATGCTGTCGCCCGGCTTCGACAGCTCCGTGTACAGCGACCTGTGCGAGGCGGCGGAGGCCGTGCGGCCCGAGGAGCGCAAGACCTGCCGGAACCCGGCCTGCGGGCCGCAGTGGGAGATGTCCGAGTGGTCTGAG TGCACGGCCAAGTGTGGGGAGCGCAGCGTGGTTACCCGGGACATCCGCTGCTCGGAGGACGAGAAGCTGTGTGACCCCAGCACCAGGCCTGTGGGGGAGAAGGACTGCACAGGGCCCCCCTGCGACCGCCAGTGGACCGTCTCCGACTGGGGGCCG TGCAGCGGCAGCTGTGGGCAGGGCCGCATGATCAGACACGTGTACTGCAAGACCAGCGACGGGCGGGTCGTGCCCGAGTCTCAGTGCCAGATGGAGACCAAGCCGCTGGCCATCCACCCCTGCGGGGACAAGAACTGCCCCGCCCACTGGCTGGCTCAGGACTGGGAGCGG TGCAACACGACCTGCGGCAGAGGTGTGAAGAAGAGGCTGGTCCTGTGCATGGAGCTGGCCAATGGGAAGCCGCAGACGCGCAGCGGCCCCGAGTGTGGTCTGGCCAAGAAGCCCCCCGAGGAGAGCACCTGCTTCGAGAGGCCCTGCTTCAAGTGGTACACCAGCCCCTGGTCTGAG TGCACCAAGACCTGCGGGGCGGGTGTGCGGATGCGCGACGTGAAGTGCTACCAGGGCACTGACATCGTCCGGGGCTGCGACCCGCTGGTGAAGCCTGTTGGCAGACAAGCCTGTGACCTTCAGGCTTGCCCCACGGAGCCCCCAG ATGACAGCTGCCAGGACCAGCCGGGCACCAACTGCGCCCTGGCCATCAAGGTGAACCTCTGCGGCCACTGGTACTACAGCAAGGCCTGCTGCCGCTCCTGCAGGCCGCCGCACTCCTAG
- the ADAMTSL2 gene encoding ADAMTS-like protein 2 isoform X3, translated as MEGRWQPSCWAWSLLAMALVTGSASSTGTTDNSPTSNSLEVGPDATAYWWGEWTKWTACSRSCGAGVTSQERHCLQQRKTSVTGAGNRTCAGTSKRYQLCRVQECPPDGRSFREEQCISFNSRVYNGRTHQWKPLYPDDYVHISSKPCDLHCTTVDGQRQLMVPARDGTSCKLADLRGVCVSGKCEPIGCDGVLFSTHTLDKCGVCQGDGSSCTHVTGNYRKGNAHLGYSLVTHIPAGARDIQIVERKKSADVLALADEAGYFFFNGNFKVDSPKNFNIAGTVVKYRRPMDVYETGIEYIVAQGPTTQGLNVMVWNQNGKSPSITFEYTLLQPPHTHRLQPIYYSFSDPASDSVESQELDGAGLVGFLQHNASLFGQASSERLGLDNRLFGHRGPGIELGLSRGQETNEVCAQASGRACEGPPRGKGFRDGNATRTALAGDSDDREADARFASQELLSPNAISDQLLGAGSDSRELPLNETVNSIFAQGAPRGSPAESLYLDYEESEGAGAYLLNGSYLELSSDRVANTSSEAPFPNASASLPALAGNRTQKARTRPKSRKQGVSPADMYRWKLSSHEPCSSTCTTGTRDGRGRPRAHLHCGRVMSTYAMCVRYDGIEVDDSYCDALTRPEPVQEFCAGRECQPRWETSSWSECSRTCGEGYQSRIVRCWKMLSPGFDSSVYSDLCEAAEAVRPEERKTCRNPACGPQWEMSEWSECTAKCGERSVVTRDIRCSEDEKLCDPSTRPVGEKDCTGPPCDRQWTVSDWGPCSGSCGQGRMIRHVYCKTSDGRVVPESQCQMETKPLAIHPCGDKNCPAHWLAQDWERCNTTCGRGVKKRLVLCMELANGKPQTRSGPECGLAKKPPEESTCFERPCFKWYTSPWSECTKTCGAGVRMRDVKCYQGTDIVRGCDPLVKPVGRQACDLQACPTEPPDDSCQDQPGTNCALAIKVNLCGHWYYSKACCRSCRPPHS; from the exons ATGGAGGGCAGATGGCAGCCTTCATGCTGGGCCTGGTCCCTGCTGGCTATGGCCTTAGTGACTGGGAGCGCGTCGTCCACGGGGACCACG GACAACAGCCCGACGTCCAACAGCCTGGAGGTGGGCCCCGACGCCACCGCCTACTGGTGGGGAGAGTGGACCAAGTGGACGGCATGTTCCCGCAGCTGCGGGGCCGGGGTGACGTCCCAGGAGCGGCACTGCCTGCAGCAGAG GAAGACATCCGTCACGGGCGCCGGGAACCGGACCTGCGCGGGCACGTCCAAGAGGTACCAGCTATGCAGAGTGCAG GAGTGTCCGCCGGACGGGAGGAGCTTCCGTGAGGAGCAGTGTATCTCCTTCAACTCCCGTGTGTACAACGGGCGCACGCACCAGTGGAAGCCACTCTACCCGG ACGACTACGTGCACATCTCCAGCAAGCCGTGTGACCTGCACTGCACCACCGTGGACGGCCAGCGGCAGCTCATGGTGCCCGCCCGCGACGGCACGTCCTGCAAGCTCGCCGACCTGCGAGGGGTCTGCGTGTCTGGAAAATGTGAG CCCATCGGCTGTGACGGGGTGCTCTTCTCCACCCACACGCTGGACAAGTGTGGCGTCTGCCAGGGCGACGGGAGCAGCTGCACCCACGTGACGGGCAACTACCGCAAGGGCAACGCCCACCTGG GTTACTCTCTGGTGACCCACATCCCGGCTGGCGCCCGAGACATCCAGATTGTGGAGAGGAAGAAGTCTGCGGATGTGCTGG CTCTTGCAGATGAAGCCGGCTACTTCTTCTTCAACGGCAACTTCAAGGTGGACAGCCCCAAGAACTTCAACATTGCCGGCACCGTGGTCAAGTACCGGCGGCCCATGGACGTGTATGAGACGGGCATCGAGTACATCGTGGCTCAGGGGCCCACCACCCAGGGCCTGAACGTCATG GTGTGGAACCAGAATGGCAAGAGCCCCTCCATCACCTTCGAGTACACTCTGCTGCAGCCGCCGCACACCCACCGCCTCCAGCCCATCTACTACAGCTTCTCGGATCCCGCCTCCGACAGCGTGGAGAGCCAGGAGCTGGACGGGGCTGGGCTGGTGGGCTTCCTGCAGCACAACGCCTCCCTCTTCGGCCAGGCCTCTTCGGAGCGGCTGGGCCTGGACAACCGCCTGTTTGGCCACCGGGGCCCAGGGATCGAGCTGGGTCTGAGCAGAGGCCAGGAGACCAACGAGGTGTGCGCGCAGGCCAGCGGCAGGGCCTGCGAGGGGCCCCCCAGGGGCAAGGGCTTCCGAG ACGGTAACGCCACCCGGACAGCTCTGGCGGGAGACTCGGATGACCGAGAGGCCGACGCCCGTTTCGCCTCCCAGGAGCTGCTCTCACCCAATGCCATCTCCGACCAGCTGCTGGGTGCAGGCTCCGACTCCAGGGAACTCCCCCTCAACGAGACCGTCAACAGCATCTTCGCCCAGGGTGCCCCGAGGGGCTCCCCGGCCGAGAGCCTCTACCTGGACTACGAGGAGAGCGAGGGGGCCGGGGCTTACCTGCTCAACGGGTCCTACCTGGAGCTGAGCAGCGACAGGGTGGCCAACACCTCCTCCGAGGCCCCGTTCCCCAACGCCAGCGCCAGCCTCCCCGCCTTGGCCGGGAACCGGACGCAGAAGGCCAG GACCAGGCCCAAGTCCCGCAAGCAGGGCGTGAGCCCCGCGGACATGTACCGGTGGAAGCTCTCGTCCCACGAGCCCTGCAGTTCCACCTGCACCACAGGTACCCGAGACGGCCGGGGGCGCCCGCGAGCCCACCTCCACTGCGGGC GGGTCATGTCGACCTACGCCATGTGTGTCCGCTACGACGGCATCGAGGTGGACGACAGCTactgcgacgccctgacgcggCCCGAGCCTGTCCAGGAGTTCTGTGCAGGCAGGGAGTGCCAGCCCAG GTGGGAGACCAGCAGCTGGAGCGAGTGCTCGCGCACCTGTGGCGAGGGCTACCAGTCACGCATCGTGCGCTGCTGGAAGATGCTGTCGCCCGGCTTCGACAGCTCCGTGTACAGCGACCTGTGCGAGGCGGCGGAGGCCGTGCGGCCCGAGGAGCGCAAGACCTGCCGGAACCCGGCCTGCGGGCCGCAGTGGGAGATGTCCGAGTGGTCTGAG TGCACGGCCAAGTGTGGGGAGCGCAGCGTGGTTACCCGGGACATCCGCTGCTCGGAGGACGAGAAGCTGTGTGACCCCAGCACCAGGCCTGTGGGGGAGAAGGACTGCACAGGGCCCCCCTGCGACCGCCAGTGGACCGTCTCCGACTGGGGGCCG TGCAGCGGCAGCTGTGGGCAGGGCCGCATGATCAGACACGTGTACTGCAAGACCAGCGACGGGCGGGTCGTGCCCGAGTCTCAGTGCCAGATGGAGACCAAGCCGCTGGCCATCCACCCCTGCGGGGACAAGAACTGCCCCGCCCACTGGCTGGCTCAGGACTGGGAGCGG TGCAACACGACCTGCGGCAGAGGTGTGAAGAAGAGGCTGGTCCTGTGCATGGAGCTGGCCAATGGGAAGCCGCAGACGCGCAGCGGCCCCGAGTGTGGTCTGGCCAAGAAGCCCCCCGAGGAGAGCACCTGCTTCGAGAGGCCCTGCTTCAAGTGGTACACCAGCCCCTGGTCTGAG TGCACCAAGACCTGCGGGGCGGGTGTGCGGATGCGCGACGTGAAGTGCTACCAGGGCACTGACATCGTCCGGGGCTGCGACCCGCTGGTGAAGCCTGTTGGCAGACAAGCCTGTGACCTTCAGGCTTGCCCCACGGAGCCCCCAG ATGACAGCTGCCAGGACCAGCCGGGCACCAACTGCGCCCTGGCCATCAAGGTGAACCTCTGCGGCCACTGGTACTACAGCAAGGCCTGCTGCCGCTCCTGCAGGCCGCCGCACTCCTAG